The following coding sequences lie in one Manis javanica isolate MJ-LG chromosome X, MJ_LKY, whole genome shotgun sequence genomic window:
- the ARL13A gene encoding ADP-ribosylation factor-like protein 13A: MFRLLTSCWSQLKTEKTRRNVTVIIIGLDNSGKTLLVEVFRRLLPRRMDNFVASELTTLLLDEYEVSIYDLDGGMQGREIWPNYYAQAHGLVFVLDSSDFGRMQEAKMILTCLLSDQRVAGKPILVLANKQDKEYALLPREIIKYLLLERLVNESKSCCRVEPCSAIKEAQGKNHQPIIKGLRWLLAATGDKYGDLCTHQLPFTPDIPTSKGTRGSRRRCSSDSFTTRMGMSIEKRQHRGQCPMEARPLKPVLLVNGSLNVTAPETTP, from the exons ATGTTCCGGTTACTGACCTCCTGCTGGTCTCAGCTAAAGACCGAAAAGACACGAAG GAATGTGACTGTCATTATCATCGGATTGGACAACTCGGGTAAAACTCTTCTTGTGGAGGTTTTCCGAAGAT TACTTCCCAGAAGGATGGATAATTTTGTGGCATCTGAATTGACTACGCTCCTGCTGGATGAATATGAAGTTTCCATCTATGACCTGGACGGAGGCATGCAAGGCCGGGAAATCTGGCCCAACTACTATGCACAGGCACATGGGCTTGTCTTTGTCCTGGATTCCAGTGACTTTGGACGCATGCAAGAAGCGAAGATGATCTTAACGTGTCTGCTGTCTGATCAAAGAGTGGCAGGGAAACCCATCCTAGT CCTGGCAAATAAACAAGACAAGGAGTATGCCCTCCTACCTAGAGAAATTATCAAATACCTACTCCTGGAAAGGCTGGTGAACGAGAGCAAGTCCTGCTGCCGAGTG GAACCCTGTTCAGCCATCAAAGAAGCCCAAGGAAAGAACCATCAGCCCATAATTAAAGGGCTGCGCTGGCTGTTAGCTGCCACTGGGGATAAATATGGAGACCTGTGTACTCACCAACTGCCATTCACCCCGGACATCCCAACCTCCAAGGGCACCAGAGGCTCTCGGAGAAGATGCTCATCAGACAG CTTCACTACCAGGATGGGAATGTCCATAGAAAAAAGGCAGCATCGAGGACAATGCCCAATGGAAGCTAGACCCCTAAAGCCAGTCCTACTGGTAAATGGTTCTTTAAATGTTACTGCCCCAGAGACCACTCCCTGA